The following DNA comes from Chitinophaga nivalis.
GAAGGCGCCGATATGGTTCCCGTCTTTATCGAACCAATGCCCATGCAGGTCGCTGGTCAGTTTTAATTCTCCTGTAGTCAGTCCTTCTTTTCTGATATGAAAAGAAGATACCCGCCAGTCATTGGTTATTTCCACTTCATACAGAATTGCGAAAGGTTCCTGATCTGATACGCCGGTAATACGTCCGGTAGCTACATGATGATGCCCCTGCTCCTTTAACGTACAGTATTCAATAGCAGGCCAACGGGTAGCCTGCCAGATAATAGGTTGCATGTACTATTGTTTTATTTGAGATGATTTTATTTTGATGATCACCAGTTTTGAAGTCGGCGTATTGCTTTTCTCAGCCACACTGTTAACAGGTACCAGCACATTTGTTTCCGGAAAATAAGTAGCTGTACATTTTTCCGGAATGCGGAAAGATACGATAATAAACCCATACGCTACGCGCTCCGTATGGTCGTAGTTGTTATACAGGTCTACCACGTCACCGGGCTGAAAGCCGGCAGCAGCAATGTCTGCGGGATTCATGAAGATGACCCTGCGTTCATGGTATACGCCACGGTAACGATCATCCAGCCCATAGATGGTTGTATTAAACTGGTCGTGACTGCGGATGGTCATCATCATATATTCATCGTTGGCCAGCGGTGTACGTATTACCGGCGCCACACTGAAATGTGCTTTGCCGGTGGGCGTGTCGAACCGGCCTTCCCGTGTACAGTTCGGCAGGTAAAATCCGCCGGGGTGGCGTACCCGCTGGTTGTAGTTGTCGAAACCGGGAATCACCTTCTCAATATCATTGCGGATATGATCATAGTGTTGTGCGTAATGTTGCCAGGGCACGGCGGAAGCAGCACCCATGAGGGCAGTTGCCAGCCCGCAAATGATGGCGGGTTCGCTTTTCAGGTCATCAGAAACCGGTGTCAGGTTGCCTTTAGACATCTGAATAACGCCCATGGAATTTTCGCAGGTAACAAACTGCGCGATGCCCTGTTGTATATCTTTATCACTGCGGCCCAGGCAGGGAAGTATAATGGCTTCTTTACCATGTACGACATGGCTCCGGTTTAATTTAGTAGAAACATGAACGGTGAGGTCGCAATTACGCAGGGCGGCGGCAGTATACAGCGTATCGGGGGTAGCAGAGAGGAAGTTACCACCCATCGCAATAAATACTTTTGCATCGCCCCGATGCATGGCATGGATCGCATGTACCACATCATAACCATGTTCCTGCGGCGGCGTAAAACCGTATAATGCCTGCAGCCTGTTCAGAAAGGCCACGGAAGGTTGTTCGTAGATACCCATGGTACGATCGCCCTGTACATTGCTATGGCCACGTACCGGACAGGTACCCGCACCGGGTTTGCCGATGCTGCCTTTCAGGAGCAGGAGGTTTACCACTTCCTGAATAGTAGCTACGGCATTTCTATGTTGGGTAAGCCCCATTGCCCAGCAGGTAATAATTTTATTTTTATGCAACAGGGCCTGTGCGGCAGCCTGTATGTTTTCCAGGGGCACGCCGCTGTCGGCCACCAGTTCTTCCAGGTGTTGTTCCCGCAGGTGCTGGATATAGGCTGTGTAGCCGGCCGTCTGATCCCGGATAAAGTCCTGGTCAAAAACATGGCCGGGGTTTTCATCTTCTGCTGCCAGCAGGAGGAGGGCGATGGCTTTTAAGAGGGCCATGTCGCCATTGATCTTTACCTGCAGGAAAATATCGGTCAGGGGTGTTTTGATATTCAGGACGCCTTTGACGGTTTGCGGATTGAGGAAGTTCAGCAATCCGGTTTCCGGCAAGGGGTTTACTGCAATGATGGTGGCGCCGTTCATTTTTGCTTTCTGCAGGGCAGACAGCATACGGGGGTGATTGGTGCCGGGGTTCTGCCCGAGGATGATGATCACTTCCGCGGCGTACATATCTTCCAGGGTAACCGACCCTTTGCCGATGCCCAGGGATTCACCCAAGGCTACGCCGCTGGACTCGTGGCACATATTGGAACAATCCGGCAGGTTGTTGGTACCATATTCCCTTACCAGTAATTGATAGAGGAAAGCGGCTTCATTGCTGGTTCTGCCGGAAGTATAAAAGACGGCTTCGTTGGGAGAAGCTAATTTTTTCAGGTGGGCGGCGATGCGCTGAAAGGCATCTTCCCAGGAGATAGGAGCATAATGGGTCGCGCCGGGAGCCAGGTACATCGGGTGGGCAATCCTGCCTTTTTTACCGATCTCGTAATCGGTGAGCTGACCAAGTGCTTCAATGCTGTGCTGTGCAAAAAATTCCGGCGTCACTTTTTTGGTAGTGGCTTCTTCTGCTACCGCTTTGGCCCCGTTTTCACAGTATTCTGCAATGCCGGACCTTTCATCATCGGGGTCGGGCCAGGCGCAGCCGGGGCAGTCGAATCCATCTTTCTGGTTCAGTTCCAGCAATGCTTTCATGCCACGGAAGGCATTCATTTCTTCCAGTATGTGCCGCATACTGGATATCACTGCGGGGATGCCGG
Coding sequences within:
- a CDS encoding FdhF/YdeP family oxidoreductase; translated protein: MDSAENPVKFTGIKLSQPKTVAAGIPAVISSMRHILEEMNAFRGMKALLELNQKDGFDCPGCAWPDPDDERSGIAEYCENGAKAVAEEATTKKVTPEFFAQHSIEALGQLTDYEIGKKGRIAHPMYLAPGATHYAPISWEDAFQRIAAHLKKLASPNEAVFYTSGRTSNEAAFLYQLLVREYGTNNLPDCSNMCHESSGVALGESLGIGKGSVTLEDMYAAEVIIILGQNPGTNHPRMLSALQKAKMNGATIIAVNPLPETGLLNFLNPQTVKGVLNIKTPLTDIFLQVKINGDMALLKAIALLLLAAEDENPGHVFDQDFIRDQTAGYTAYIQHLREQHLEELVADSGVPLENIQAAAQALLHKNKIITCWAMGLTQHRNAVATIQEVVNLLLLKGSIGKPGAGTCPVRGHSNVQGDRTMGIYEQPSVAFLNRLQALYGFTPPQEHGYDVVHAIHAMHRGDAKVFIAMGGNFLSATPDTLYTAAALRNCDLTVHVSTKLNRSHVVHGKEAIILPCLGRSDKDIQQGIAQFVTCENSMGVIQMSKGNLTPVSDDLKSEPAIICGLATALMGAASAVPWQHYAQHYDHIRNDIEKVIPGFDNYNQRVRHPGGFYLPNCTREGRFDTPTGKAHFSVAPVIRTPLANDEYMMMTIRSHDQFNTTIYGLDDRYRGVYHERRVIFMNPADIAAAGFQPGDVVDLYNNYDHTERVAYGFIIVSFRIPEKCTATYFPETNVLVPVNSVAEKSNTPTSKLVIIKIKSSQIKQ